One segment of Mycolicibacterium sp. YH-1 DNA contains the following:
- a CDS encoding class I adenylate-forming enzyme family protein: MFAAEGPATVAEQFAAVEGLHGNRRALRCASGSSDALTFNDVAELAGTATTVFADHGAVPGDRVMVVLSNSMILRILERAVLGSGLVRVALSPRLHPREIAAIAIDCESTIVCCTAEAHDAIRAALNELQWSAALFVCDDEPGPGVLSPASLRGQPSASKISWPAPEPDAIAMLMYSSGTTGRPKAAVVTHRTWVAQTNRALDQLPSLSPDDVVLAVAPMTHFGGSIGLDSAVCGAATVTMSKFDPHAVLNAIDSFGVTVLPLAPVMLERIARAAVESHWVPAGLRAIPYGGSPISIDALRLAHNTFPGTLVQFYGLAEALAPLTVLTPEDHSTTDPDRLSSAGRVCRGVELRIVDGEVIVRADTVMPEYWNRAGLTAEVLSDGWFRTGDLARVDRDGYVHLLGRSTDVIVSGGFNVHPAEVECVLTALDDVREAAVLGLPHPVWGEGVTAAVVLEPASRGLDPQSLSDRIAAACARRIAGYKKPVAVHVVDELPRNPAGKLDRTALRNRLSQTEKD; this comes from the coding sequence ATGTTCGCAGCTGAGGGTCCCGCCACGGTGGCTGAGCAGTTCGCCGCCGTCGAAGGGCTGCACGGCAATCGCCGCGCACTGCGCTGCGCAAGCGGATCCAGCGACGCGCTGACGTTCAATGATGTCGCCGAACTCGCCGGGACAGCCACCACCGTGTTCGCCGACCACGGCGCCGTCCCCGGCGATCGGGTCATGGTGGTGCTGTCCAACAGCATGATCCTGCGAATCCTGGAACGTGCAGTTCTCGGATCCGGTTTGGTCCGTGTCGCCCTGTCACCGCGGTTGCATCCACGCGAGATCGCGGCCATCGCGATCGACTGTGAGTCCACCATAGTCTGCTGCACAGCCGAGGCGCATGACGCCATTCGTGCCGCGCTCAACGAGTTGCAATGGTCTGCGGCGCTTTTCGTATGCGATGACGAGCCAGGCCCCGGCGTACTGTCGCCCGCGTCGCTGAGGGGTCAGCCGTCAGCCTCGAAGATCTCCTGGCCCGCCCCGGAGCCCGATGCCATCGCGATGTTGATGTACAGCTCGGGGACCACCGGAAGGCCCAAGGCCGCCGTCGTCACGCACCGCACCTGGGTGGCGCAGACGAATCGCGCGCTTGATCAGCTGCCGTCGTTGAGTCCTGATGATGTGGTGCTGGCGGTTGCCCCGATGACGCATTTCGGCGGTTCCATCGGACTTGACAGCGCGGTGTGCGGTGCGGCAACGGTGACCATGTCGAAGTTCGACCCCCATGCGGTGCTCAACGCGATCGACTCATTCGGGGTCACCGTGTTACCGCTGGCTCCCGTCATGCTCGAACGCATCGCCCGAGCCGCGGTGGAATCCCACTGGGTACCGGCCGGACTTCGAGCGATACCCTATGGGGGCTCACCTATCTCGATTGACGCGCTGAGGTTGGCACACAACACTTTTCCCGGCACGCTGGTCCAGTTCTACGGTCTGGCCGAGGCACTCGCTCCCCTGACCGTCCTGACACCAGAGGATCACTCGACCACGGATCCCGACAGGTTGAGCTCTGCCGGACGCGTCTGCCGGGGTGTTGAACTCCGCATAGTCGACGGAGAGGTCATCGTTCGGGCAGACACCGTGATGCCCGAATACTGGAACCGGGCCGGTCTGACCGCAGAAGTGCTGTCTGACGGCTGGTTTCGCACCGGTGATCTGGCCCGAGTCGACCGCGATGGATACGTTCACCTGCTCGGCCGCAGCACCGACGTGATCGTCAGCGGCGGCTTCAATGTCCATCCCGCCGAGGTCGAGTGCGTGCTCACCGCGCTCGACGACGTGCGCGAGGCAGCAGTCCTCGGGCTGCCCCACCCGGTGTGGGGAGAAGGCGTCACCGCTGCCGTGGTGCTCGAGCCGGCGTCACGTGGACTCGACCCGCAATCGCTGTCAGACCGTATCGCCGCGGCGTGCGCCCGGCGCATCGCCGGCTACAAGAAGCCGGTAGCGGTGCACGTTGTCGACGAACTCCCACGCAATCCCGCCGGCAAGCTCGACCGCACCGCGCTGCGGAATCGACTGTCTCAAACAGAGAAGGACTGA
- a CDS encoding CaiB/BaiF CoA-transferase family protein, with translation MQALDSIRILDFTQMMLGPFATQLLADLGADVIKVERPDGEWERDLAMMGGYVSGQSAAFLAMNRNKRSIALDLKQPSTRAALLELAATCDVVVENFRPGVMDRLGLGYNDFKAVRADIIYCSGSGWGQDTAFAKEGRPGQDLLIQAMSGLAASTGRRSDPPTPAGTAIVDHATALTLANGILAALIARNTHGVGQRVEVDLYSVAIAMQCQEISAQVNQNSEYQRSESGIGQSWLSAPFGVYETSDGWMAIAMAPLGDIAAALERPELAGFDAWTEREIAKQCIERTIRTNTTRHWLDILVPEGIWAAAVRTTKEAVDELRDIGSDLLVTVDGPAGTPIELVGCPIKLSATPWQQRLSPPRVGEHTAELLGRGKP, from the coding sequence ATGCAAGCACTCGACTCCATCCGCATCCTTGACTTCACTCAGATGATGCTGGGCCCGTTCGCCACCCAGCTGCTCGCTGACCTCGGCGCCGACGTCATCAAGGTGGAGAGGCCCGACGGTGAATGGGAACGCGACCTGGCGATGATGGGCGGTTACGTCTCCGGGCAGTCGGCCGCCTTTCTTGCGATGAATCGCAACAAGCGCTCGATCGCGCTCGATCTCAAACAGCCAAGCACCCGCGCGGCACTTCTCGAACTGGCGGCCACCTGCGATGTGGTCGTCGAGAACTTCCGACCGGGCGTGATGGACCGGCTCGGACTGGGCTACAACGACTTCAAGGCCGTCAGGGCCGACATCATCTACTGCTCGGGATCAGGCTGGGGCCAGGACACCGCATTCGCCAAGGAGGGCAGGCCCGGCCAGGATCTGCTCATTCAGGCCATGTCCGGGCTGGCCGCGTCGACCGGCCGGCGCAGCGATCCCCCCACGCCTGCCGGCACGGCGATCGTCGATCACGCCACCGCACTGACGCTGGCCAATGGAATCCTGGCGGCGCTCATCGCCAGGAACACCCACGGGGTGGGCCAGCGGGTGGAGGTGGACCTGTACTCGGTCGCCATCGCCATGCAGTGCCAGGAGATCTCGGCGCAGGTCAACCAGAACAGCGAGTACCAGCGATCCGAATCCGGGATCGGGCAGTCGTGGCTGTCCGCCCCGTTCGGGGTGTACGAGACCAGCGACGGCTGGATGGCCATCGCGATGGCGCCGCTCGGGGACATCGCCGCCGCACTCGAACGACCCGAACTGGCCGGGTTCGACGCCTGGACCGAACGTGAGATCGCCAAGCAGTGCATCGAGCGGACGATCCGGACGAACACCACCCGACACTGGCTCGACATCCTTGTCCCCGAGGGTATCTGGGCCGCCGCGGTGCGCACCACCAAGGAAGCCGTCGATGAGCTTCGCGATATCGGCTCCGACCTACTCGTCACCGTGGACGGCCCAGCGGGCACTCCGATCGAGCTTGTCGGGTGTCCTATCAAACTCAGTGCAACCCCGTGGCAGCAGCGCCTGTCACCGCCGCGGGTGGGTGAACACACCGCGGAGCTTCTCGGAAGGGGAAAGCCATGA
- a CDS encoding enoyl-CoA hydratase/isomerase family protein, with protein sequence MTSNTIEYPHPNLAVEDHSVDDGAAIRVLRIDRVEKLGALSGDLVVALGAQIARIRSSRAIRAVVLTGTGRGFIAGADVGEYFQASVEEFSEYQLTSRRVFESLEALPQPTVAAVNGYAFGGGFELALCCDFIIASEHARFALPEVKLGLIPGGGGTQRLAQSAGVRFTKEIVMTGRTIRPDEALRRDLLIEVTDAEQLLPRAIHFATTLATSAPRAVREAKRVIDDGIVCDRRAALTAEQSALGRLFDSADGREGIDAFVHKRHARFTGA encoded by the coding sequence ATGACCTCGAACACCATTGAGTACCCCCACCCCAACCTGGCAGTTGAAGACCACAGCGTCGATGACGGCGCTGCCATCCGTGTCCTGCGTATCGACCGGGTAGAGAAACTGGGCGCTCTCTCGGGTGACCTGGTGGTCGCACTCGGCGCGCAGATCGCCCGGATCAGAAGCAGCCGCGCCATCCGAGCGGTGGTTCTGACCGGCACCGGCCGCGGGTTCATCGCGGGCGCCGATGTCGGCGAGTACTTTCAGGCCTCCGTCGAGGAGTTCAGCGAGTATCAGCTCACATCCCGCCGCGTGTTCGAGTCGTTGGAGGCGCTACCGCAGCCCACCGTCGCCGCAGTCAACGGCTACGCGTTCGGCGGCGGCTTCGAGCTGGCCCTGTGCTGCGACTTCATCATCGCGTCCGAGCACGCGCGCTTCGCCCTGCCCGAAGTCAAACTCGGCTTGATACCCGGGGGCGGTGGGACGCAGCGCCTTGCGCAAAGCGCAGGTGTCCGATTCACCAAAGAGATCGTGATGACGGGCCGGACCATCAGACCGGATGAGGCGCTGCGGCGCGATCTCCTGATCGAGGTCACTGATGCCGAGCAATTGCTGCCCCGCGCAATCCATTTCGCAACCACTCTGGCGACCAGTGCCCCACGTGCGGTCCGGGAGGCAAAGCGGGTGATCGATGACGGCATCGTCTGTGATCGCCGTGCCGCATTGACCGCCGAGCAGAGCGCGCTCGGTCGCCTGTTCGACAGCGCCGACGGCCGCGAGGGTATCGACGCCTTCGTCCACAAGCGACACGCACGCTTCACCGGCGCCTGA